The region GCGACGACCAGCAACAATACTGTCAGCGGTAGCGTCACCATCAGTCCCATGCCAACCATCGCGACGCCGATCCCGATCAGGCACGTAGTGGCGACGGCAATCAGAAACGAGTTGAACGGGTCAAAGAAGGCAATCGTGATTGCGGGATGAACATTCCTGCGCAACGGTCGATCGGTGAGACACAGTGGCAAGAGCGGCCAAAAACTCATCGCGAGAAAGACCGGGATCAACACCGAAATCAGGAATCCAAACCCATAGAGCAGGAGCGTCGTACCGATTAGCGTGCTGTTACTTGCCACCGAAATTGTGAGTGCAGTCACCAGCAGCCCCACGCCATTGAGCAGAAACAGCAGGAGCACGGTCACTGCGGTTCGTATCACCAACTTCCATCGCGGCTTAAACGAATCACTCAGCCAAGACGATGTCTCGACCACCGGTAAATTGAAATCGACATTGCAAAGTCGATCAGAAAGGTACAGCCCGACGCTAAGTACATACGCGATCACCAATAAGAATAGCGGCGAGAGCACCAATGTGATGGTTATCGCCCCGTTGGCATTGGTTTGTGCGTATTGGTTCAAGCCAATCAACGGAACGACGACCAGCAGCACCAACAAGCCCCCGATCACAAAACCGGGAAGAAACAGTTTGCGTCGTCCGACAGCGAAGAGCGTTTGGGTGTCACCAAAGATGGTTTCGATAGAGACTTTTTGGAGATGCTGTTCGTCATTTTGCTGCGGGGCACGAGGTTGCCGATCGGTATCACCCGATGTCGTAAGTTGGGCAACAAATTCTTGGTCGCAGCTAGGGCAAAGCGATCGTTTTCCGGCCGCTTGGTGGGGGAGCTCGAGCGTCGCGTCGCAATGGGGGCAAGATTGCTGAAACGTTTGATTGGGGGCGTTAGCCATCAGCATTTCCAAGGATCGAGTTCAAGCCAATCGCGTCGCGATCGCCACCAACAACAACGCCAAGGCGACTCCATCGGCAGTCTCCACTCGGTTGCTTCCGGCGCTGCGACGTAGGTAATCCAGTAATCGACCGGTAGGGCACCCCATCCGGCAATAACCCATCGGGACCACGCTGGCGAACAGCAGCGTAGCGATCGCGAAGGCAATTGAGGTTAACGGGGCGACGCGGTAGAGGTAGGCATGAAACGGTTCCCATCCCGCGAGGTCAACCGAGGGGCGAAACAAAAGCAATAAGTATGCAATCACCAAACAAGAACCGGGGACGACCATCAGGACACGCGTCAGTGTCGCCGGTAGGCGAATTCGTCTTCGGCTCTTGGGTTTTGGCCTGAGCGATTGTTGCAACGCACCGTGTGGACAAAGGTGGTTGCAGTAGGGGTTTGATTTTCCGATCGGCGGAGACGCGAATGCGATCAGGGCGATCGCCGCTAACGCCGGTGCGAGTCTCCACGCGATTCCCTCTCCGCCCCATCCGGCGATCAAGGCCATCGAAATCAAATTTCCTGACCATAACCCAATGACCACAACGCTGGCCGCCAACCAAAGGGAGCGAAGCCAACGGCGACGAAATAAACCACGTGACTTTAGGATTGACAGCGTAAGTAGCATCGCAAAACAGGCGAAGTCGGTGACACCGAACCGGATATCGCCCAACCAACTTGCAAGTCTTCCGCGGAGCGTCGACTCCATTCTGCGCCGTTCGGCTGTTTCACGTACCCGGTCGGCCCATCGGTCGGCGGTCGCGAAGATCGTTTCGCTGATCGCAAGGCTAGTCATCGTGGCACCGGAGACGCCTTCGATACCCGATTGTTCTAGATTTGTTGCGGCAAGTTCTGCCATTGAACGATCGACAAACTTATTCCAAAAACTTCGTTCCATGCGGCAGTAGCGAACGTACGGCTGATTATCAAACGAGCTGCGAATGAAGATCGCTCGAACGATCGGTGATCGTTCCTTCGGCTCCGATTGACCCTCTTGTCCGGTTCGCCCATCCAGTCGGAGCAAAAGTTCGGTAGGGCCCTGGTAACCGATAATCGTTTCGCTGTACGGACCGCTGCGCAGGACTTGCCCGAGTTCGTTGCCTTGGTGATCAAAGACGACGACACGATGGTCGCGGTTTTCCACTCGACCAGCATTGGGAAACCAATCGGACAATTCTTCGATGGAGATTTCGTCGGGAAACACTAGCGAGCCTCGATTCCCGCCGATTCGCGTTAGGACTCCTTTTGCGAGTGCCAACGACGTCAGCGTCGCCCCTGAAACCGCATCGATCTTTGCCGGCTCTTCCGGGCCCGACCAGTTCCACCGCGTGAACTGATCGAAGAAGGTTTTGTCATTTCGGACGGCCCGGACGTGCTCTTCGGTATCACCACTGTCGAGCATTTGGGTGCCGAGCAAATTGAATTGTTCATCGATCACGAGCAACGCTTCGGTTGGACCTCGATAGCCGATCACGTCTTTTGCCGCGGGCATCGTTCGGGCGGCACGACCAAGTCTTTTGTCTTGGTCGTCATAGATACCCCAAAACCCGTCGGCATCGGCGTCGGCGTCAATCCGTGTTGCGGCGGGAACGATTCGCTTGACGATCGAGAGTTCCGGGGCCGGCATGCGTTCGCCGGCCCAACGACCTCGATCGTGTGCCGGCGGAATCAGTACGCACAGCGCGATCACCAGGGCAACGCGCAGGCAATGCACGAGCGGTGCGAGGCGATGAAATTTTTTGCGCATCAATGGCGTACTTTAAGCAGGTAAACACGAGTTTTGGGGGTTAAACATCTGGATAGCACCCTCCCGCTTGCGGGATAGTCGGACGAGCAAACGGTCGGGGAGGGGGGTGCCCTCTTCGGGCCTGAAGGCCCGACTCTCCCAGTGGGGAGAGTGAAATGCCTTAAGCCGAATCATTCGTGTTCAACTGCTTAGTGCAACGGCAATCTGCCATGGTGATCACGTACCGAGTTGACCCAGGCGATCGCCGGTGGGTAGGAGCGTAAGAGCATGACAATCTTACTCGTCGAGGTCGACCACAGTGGGGCGACCAGGCTGGGTTGTCCACCACTCGCCCACAAGTCATTGAGTAGCATGGCGAGCAAGGCTGGTTTATCGACGTTTTCCTCGTTCAGTTTGAGCGAGTGACGTCGATACCGCTGTCGGATGTTTTGTTCTAAGTCGTCGTGATCAGATGGATGATCGTCCGGTCCGCAATCAATCGGACTGGGAGTACGTATCGCTAAGGCGAGCACGTAGCGCAACCGCCGCAAGGCAACGTCACGGTTTTGAGCTTGGCTGCGTCTTTCGGTCGCTTCGCCAATCAGCCCGGTCGGACGATGTTCCATGAAGACGCCGCTGCTGGTCTTGTTGCGATGTTGACCACCCGGACCACTTCGCCGTTGAGTCCGCAATTGGCAATCCTTTGCCAGAAGATCGACATCAAGCACGGCAGGGTGCGGGGCGGACACCAGCCGGCAAGCTTGACGGCTGGATCGATCGGGAATTGACGCATTGGAATCGCGTTTCATGATGGCATTCTGCTCGACGAAAGAGCGTTCGTGCGATTAATCGCTACAGTTCTTCGACAGCATTCTTGATCGTTTGTACTAGATGCGCTCGGATGTAGTACTGCCGGTTGTGCGTATCGATCTCGATTCCTAGTTCCTTTGCGATACGAATAGCCAAGTCAACATCTTTGACGCCATGATACTGGTTGACTACTCCGTCATCGGTGTAAATGGTTTCCATATCGTTGTCAAAGCCAGACTCTAGGGCGTCGGCGAACTCGGTGATCCAAGCTTCGGGGACTCGACGTTGCCGGCAGTGATCGACGCTCCAGATTTCATCTCCGGTGCATTCGGCAAGCAACGCTAAAAGATGGTGTCGAGCGATCATGAGTCGGTGGGGGCGATGATGCGGTCGATTTGCGCTGCCAAGATGAAATCGTTTTCACTGAGCCCACCGATCGCGTGCGTGGTCAGAACGATCTTCAGGTGTCGATAGCCGGTCAAGTGAAGATCGGGGTGGTGTTGTTCACGTTCGGCAACTTCGGTGATTCGGTTGATCATTTCAATCGCCCGCACGAACGACTTGCAATTCACTTTGCGATAGATCAGCGTTGCGTTCTGATCGAGTTCCCAAGACGTCACCGCTTGCCGGTACTCGTTCGCTTGCTCTGGCGTCAGTTGATCCACGCCGCCTTCACAGGGAACGCATTTTTGGGCGGCAAGCTTATCGGCGGTGATTGGATGCATTGTTGTCTTTCCGTGAACCCATGGATTCGTCTCGTCAGTCGCCGAGTGTTTGATCACGGTTCCCGACGTTGATTCGGTTTTATTCGGAGTGAACGGTCAGGCGTTGCGTCGTTCGGTCGCAATTCGATGCTGTTCCGTGAAGCCAACGTAAGAGCGTTTCGAACACGTCGCCGGCATCGACATCGTGCAGCAGGTCGTGTAAGCCGTTTGGCCATGCGATCGAACGAACATTCGCTCCCGCTCGCATTGCAAAGTGTCGGCAAGCAGCACGGTCGATCAGCTCGTCTCGTTCACCGTACAAGATCAACGTCGGCGTGTCGACTTCCGAGGCGTGGTCCAAAGCGAACCGACCTTGGGCGATCAACTGGGTCGCGTTGTAAAGCGAAATGACGGAATGTTGATAGGGGTCCGCCGCGACTTGTTGTGCGATCGAAGCGTCGGCGGTTAACGAGGCGACGTTTGGCGGTTTGCGAAGCCGAACCCAAGGCAGCATGTATCCTGTCGCCCACGCCGCAAATAGGTTGGGGCGGTCAAGGTGTTGAGGAGGCATCAGCATCGGAGCGACGAGCATCATGCCCGTCAGTGGTGATTGATCAAAGTGGTCGAACTCTTGGCGGCGAAGGGCGTAGTTGACCGCCAAATTGCCTCCCATGCTGTGACCGAGTAGGAATTGGTTGGAAGACGGAAATCGTTCGCCGATTTGTTTTCGAATCGAAGCGACTAATGCTAGCGACCGGTCAAAGGAATGTACGCTCCCACGTCGTCCCGATGATCGGCCATGCCCCGGTAAATCGACGGCGGCGACGGCGATGCCGTGATCAAGAAAGCGTTTCGCGCAGTCGTGGAACCGGCCACCGTGATCGCCCAGGCCATGGACAATTATCACGGTCACTTCAGGATCGAAACCCGTCGTCCACAGATGACAGTGGAGATCGGCGTGATTCGGCAATTTCAGCGTTTCAACACTCATCGACATGCTGGTAAAGGCGGCAAATCGGTGGATTTCGGGCCGTTAGGAAGTAAACGGCACAAAATTCGCGTATTTCCAAGTGGCGGCAACGGGCTCTTGTCAGGATGGCACCCAGGGGTAATCCGATGCCTCGCCCTACTCTCCAGGGACACCTGTTTCGAGGGACAATCATGCTATTCAGGCTACTTTTACTCTTTATCTTCGTTCCACTGGTAGAGCTGTATTTGCTTTTACAGCTCGCCGACGCTACCAGCGCGGGGGCGACGTTCCTAATCGTCATCGCCACCGGGGTTTTGGGGTCATACCTGGCGAAGCGTGAGGGGTTGATGGCATGGCAGAAATTTCATGCGGCCCTGGGTGAAGGGCGTGTCCCCAGCCGTGAAATCCAAGACGGGTTGATGATCGTGTTCGCGGCGGCGCTCTTGTTGACGCCCGGGCTGATCACGGACGCCGTCGGATTTTTACTGCTCGTTCCTGTGGGACGCGATTTGCTGCGGAAGACTGTGCTGGCAAGGTATTTTTCAGGGTTTAAGAACGTCCAGATTCGCGGCAGTTTTTTTGAAGGCCAATCGCGACAGACGTTTGACGATTCGAATACGATCGATGGAAAGGTCACACGCCGTTAATGCCGTTTAGTCCTGCGTTTTCGGTTGGATCAAGCGTTTTCGCAGGCGTGCCTGTTCGACTTGCTCCGCCCACCGCGAAATCTCCTGGTCCATCCGCCGAGCACGTTCGGGGTATTGTTCGGCAACATCGACTGACTCGTTGCCATCGCTTTCGAGGTGGAATAGCCTTGCCGGCTGCTTCGAATCCGGTGGATTGACCGATCGAGTCACAAAGGGGCGAACCAGTTTCCACGGTCCTTCTCGGACCGCTGCGTTGTGTGTGTAGTTCGGCTCACCGCGGTTCCATTGCCAATGGTAACGGCTTGTCTTGCGGCTTTTCCCCTGCAGCACATCAAGAAAACTTTGGCCGTCAAGCTTTGGGGCGCCAGGCGTTTGCTGCGCGATGCCACAGATTTCGCTGATGGTCGGAAACAAGTCAATGAATTGCACGACGTCCTCAGCGGTTCGCGGTTGGAATTTGCCGGGCCACCGTACCATCATCGGTACCCTGATTCCGCCTTCGTACACTTCGTACTTCATTCCTCGAACATTTGGGTTGAATCTCGCACCGGTCACCGGATCAGGCCCGTTGTCACTGGCGAAGATCACAACTGTGTTGTCCGCAATACTTAGGTCATCGAGTGTCTGCAGTAGCTCGCCGATACCACGATCCATGATTTCGATCATCGCATAAATCGTCGCGGTGTTTTCATTGAGTCCCTTCGCAACGTAACGCTGCACGACTTCCTCGGGCGCCTGCAGCGGCCGATGTGGGGCATAGTGCGCTAGGTGCAAAAAGAAAGGCTGTTCGTGGTGCCGCCGGACAAACTCGATCGCTCTGTTTGACAGGTCATCCGTTAGGTAGCCGTCGTCAACCTCCAGGTGACGCTCTCCAAGGATCAAACGGTATTTGAAGTAGCCGTTCCCTTTGGCGCCGACAAAGCCTTCGAATTCATCGAAGCCATGGTTCGTCGGACCAAATCCGTCCCCGATTCCGCAGTGCCACTTTCCGATCAAACCTGTTTTGTAGCCTGCGTCACGCAGATGTTCGGCGATCGTTCGCTCGTCGTGCCGCAGGCGGGTTAACTTCGGATAGTCGTATTGGTTCAGCGTGACCACGCCGGTGCGGTGCGGATAGCGGCCGGTCAGCATCGCCGCCCGAGCGGGGGCGCACACGCAGGACGCACTGTACGCATTCGTAAAATTAATACTCTCGCCCGCTAAGCGGTCCAAGGTAGGCGTTCGGCTAGCACCGCCATTGAGCGACGCCAAATCGCCGCGTGTCATATCGTCGGCCAAGATCAGAATCACGTTGGGCTTTTGCGGGTTCTGCGAATAAGCCGCTGATGACAGCAATGCGGACAGTAGGGCGAGGGATCGGGCAAAGTACTTCATCAATTTGATAAATCCTGAGATAAACCAGCCCAAAAACCAATGCTTTGGTGCCAACCTTAAACACGAGTCTTTGGGTTTAAGCATCTGGATAACACCCTCCGGGAAGCGTCATGCTCGTCCAAACATACATTCGGGATGAATCACCAGTTTACAACGTTTCAATTCACGCTGTTTAAGAAGCGTCTGACGTCGAAGAATAGAAGTCTCATCGGGATTCCCGCTGGAGACAAACCCACAGAAGACGAAGACGCGACCTCAGCACAACAACTTTCCGACGACAACGGACCCCCGATTACGCCATGAGCCGATCAGAATCCGATGGGATCGAAATGCCAGACCTTGAGCAACTACGGCCCTATGCCGTTTGGATCGTTCTTGCGCTGGTACTCGTCTTCCTTTTAATGACCAGTTTCTACACCGTCCAAGCCGAATCCCAAGGCGTTGTCTTACGATTCGGACGCTTCATCAAAACGGTTGATCCGGGCCTGCGATTTAAGCTGCCTCTGGGGATCGACCAAGTGGAGATCGTTCCCGTTCGCCGCCAGCTGAAACAGGAATTTGGGTTCGGGACGGTTGGGGCCAGCAACCCGACGCAATATTCCGACGAACAGAAAGAAGAACGCAACATGGTCACCGGTGACTTGAACACCGCCTCGGTCGAGTGGGTGATCCAGTATCGGATTCAAGAGCCACAGCTTTATCTGTTCAAAGTCCGCGAGCCCGGCCGGACACTCCGCGACCTTTCTGAATCGGTGATGCGGACCGTCGTCGGTGACCGAACGGTCGACGAAGTGATCACGATCGGCCGACAAGAAATCGAAGTCGAAGCATTGACGGAGCTACAAGAATTGGTCAATCGATACGAATTGGGGCTCGGCATCGACCAGGTGCAGCTCAAAAACGTTAACCCGCCTGGACCTGTTCAGCCCTCGTTCAACGAGGTCAACCAAGCCCAGCAAGAACGTGAGCAAATGATCAACGAAGCCAACGGGGAATACAACAAGGTTGTCCCCCGTGCCCGAGGTGAAGCCGAACAAAAGGTCCAGGCCGCCGAAGGCTATGCGACCAAACGGGTGAATGAAGCCGAGGGTGACGTCGCGCGATTCAACGCCGTCTTGACCGAGTACCTGAAAGCCCCCGAAGTCACCAAGCAACGTCTTTACATCGAAACGATGCGGCAGGTTGTGCCGTCGCTCGGCAAAAAAATCATCCTTGACGATGGTGCCAAACAAGTGCTTCCCTTACTGCCACTGACCGGAGGATCGGTTCAATGAAACAGGTCCCGATTACCCTAGCGATTGTTTTTCTAATCGCGGCATCCTTCATCACGTATTCATGCGCTTACACGGTTGATGAAACCGAGCAGGTGATCCTGACGCAGTTTGGCAAGCCGGTTGGCGATCCGATTGTCGATAGCGGCCTGCATTTCAAACTGCCGTTCATTCAGGAAGCGACCTTCGTCGAAAAACGCATCCTCGAATGGGACGGGCGGCCCAACGAGATGCCGACCAAGGACAAGACCTATATCGTCGTTGACACTTTTGGCCGCTGGCGGATCAACGATGCCAAGCAATTCTTCCTGCGACTTCGTGACGAACGCAGCGCCCAATCGCGACTCGATGACATCCTGGGTAGCGAAACACGAAATGCGATCGCCAAGCACGAACTGATTGAACTCGTTC is a window of Roseiconus lacunae DNA encoding:
- a CDS encoding FMN-binding protein; this encodes MRKKFHRLAPLVHCLRVALVIALCVLIPPAHDRGRWAGERMPAPELSIVKRIVPAATRIDADADADGFWGIYDDQDKRLGRAARTMPAAKDVIGYRGPTEALLVIDEQFNLLGTQMLDSGDTEEHVRAVRNDKTFFDQFTRWNWSGPEEPAKIDAVSGATLTSLALAKGVLTRIGGNRGSLVFPDEISIEELSDWFPNAGRVENRDHRVVVFDHQGNELGQVLRSGPYSETIIGYQGPTELLLRLDGRTGQEGQSEPKERSPIVRAIFIRSSFDNQPYVRYCRMERSFWNKFVDRSMAELAATNLEQSGIEGVSGATMTSLAISETIFATADRWADRVRETAERRRMESTLRGRLASWLGDIRFGVTDFACFAMLLTLSILKSRGLFRRRWLRSLWLAASVVVIGLWSGNLISMALIAGWGGEGIAWRLAPALAAIALIAFASPPIGKSNPYCNHLCPHGALQQSLRPKPKSRRRIRLPATLTRVLMVVPGSCLVIAYLLLLFRPSVDLAGWEPFHAYLYRVAPLTSIAFAIATLLFASVVPMGYCRMGCPTGRLLDYLRRSAGSNRVETADGVALALLLVAIATRLA
- a CDS encoding peptide chain release factor family protein — protein: MKRDSNASIPDRSSRQACRLVSAPHPAVLDVDLLAKDCQLRTQRRSGPGGQHRNKTSSGVFMEHRPTGLIGEATERRSQAQNRDVALRRLRYVLALAIRTPSPIDCGPDDHPSDHDDLEQNIRQRYRRHSLKLNEENVDKPALLAMLLNDLWASGGQPSLVAPLWSTSTSKIVMLLRSYPPAIAWVNSVRDHHGRLPLH
- a CDS encoding 4a-hydroxytetrahydrobiopterin dehydratase gives rise to the protein MHPITADKLAAQKCVPCEGGVDQLTPEQANEYRQAVTSWELDQNATLIYRKVNCKSFVRAIEMINRITEVAEREQHHPDLHLTGYRHLKIVLTTHAIGGLSENDFILAAQIDRIIAPTDS
- a CDS encoding alpha/beta fold hydrolase, producing the protein MTVIIVHGLGDHGGRFHDCAKRFLDHGIAVAAVDLPGHGRSSGRRGSVHSFDRSLALVASIRKQIGERFPSSNQFLLGHSMGGNLAVNYALRRQEFDHFDQSPLTGMMLVAPMLMPPQHLDRPNLFAAWATGYMLPWVRLRKPPNVASLTADASIAQQVAADPYQHSVISLYNATQLIAQGRFALDHASEVDTPTLILYGERDELIDRAACRHFAMRAGANVRSIAWPNGLHDLLHDVDAGDVFETLLRWLHGTASNCDRTTQRLTVHSE
- a CDS encoding FxsA family protein; amino-acid sequence: MPRPTLQGHLFRGTIMLFRLLLLFIFVPLVELYLLLQLADATSAGATFLIVIATGVLGSYLAKREGLMAWQKFHAALGEGRVPSREIQDGLMIVFAAALLLTPGLITDAVGFLLLVPVGRDLLRKTVLARYFSGFKNVQIRGSFFEGQSRQTFDDSNTIDGKVTRR
- a CDS encoding sulfatase-like hydrolase/transferase, with product MLKPKDSCLRLAPKHWFLGWFISGFIKLMKYFARSLALLSALLSSAAYSQNPQKPNVILILADDMTRGDLASLNGGASRTPTLDRLAGESINFTNAYSASCVCAPARAAMLTGRYPHRTGVVTLNQYDYPKLTRLRHDERTIAEHLRDAGYKTGLIGKWHCGIGDGFGPTNHGFDEFEGFVGAKGNGYFKYRLILGERHLEVDDGYLTDDLSNRAIEFVRRHHEQPFFLHLAHYAPHRPLQAPEEVVQRYVAKGLNENTATIYAMIEIMDRGIGELLQTLDDLSIADNTVVIFASDNGPDPVTGARFNPNVRGMKYEVYEGGIRVPMMVRWPGKFQPRTAEDVVQFIDLFPTISEICGIAQQTPGAPKLDGQSFLDVLQGKSRKTSRYHWQWNRGEPNYTHNAAVREGPWKLVRPFVTRSVNPPDSKQPARLFHLESDGNESVDVAEQYPERARRMDQEISRWAEQVEQARLRKRLIQPKTQD
- the hflK gene encoding FtsH protease activity modulator HflK translates to MSRSESDGIEMPDLEQLRPYAVWIVLALVLVFLLMTSFYTVQAESQGVVLRFGRFIKTVDPGLRFKLPLGIDQVEIVPVRRQLKQEFGFGTVGASNPTQYSDEQKEERNMVTGDLNTASVEWVIQYRIQEPQLYLFKVREPGRTLRDLSESVMRTVVGDRTVDEVITIGRQEIEVEALTELQELVNRYELGLGIDQVQLKNVNPPGPVQPSFNEVNQAQQEREQMINEANGEYNKVVPRARGEAEQKVQAAEGYATKRVNEAEGDVARFNAVLTEYLKAPEVTKQRLYIETMRQVVPSLGKKIILDDGAKQVLPLLPLTGGSVQ